The Halobacteriovoraceae bacterium sequence AATATTTACCAAAAATGGCCAGTGGTGAATGGATAGGCTGTTTTTGTCTTAGTGAGCCCAATGCTGGATCAGATGCTGGTTCTTTAACAACATTTGCAGAGGACAAAGGTGACCATTTTGTCATTTCAGGGACTAAAAACTTTATTACTAATGGAAAAGAAGCAAACATTGCAATTGTTTTTGCTAAAACAGAAAAAACAAATGACCACAAAGGCATGTGTGCTTTTATAGTTGAAACAAGTGATCCAGGTTTTCAAGTTCAGAAACTCGAGGACAAGTTGGGAATTAAAGGATCTTCTACCGCGCAGATTTTTTTAGACAAAGTCAAAGTTCCCAAAGAAAATCTATTGGGAAAAAGTGGCAAAGGTTTTAATATAGCTCTAAGCACCCTAGATGGTGGACGTATTGGCATCGCTGCTCAGGCCTTAGGTATTGCTAGAGCTGCTTTTAATTATGCAATTAGATATTCAAATGAAAGAGTACAATTTGGCAAACCCATTTCACAACTTCAGGCCATACAATTTATTCTGGCAGATATGAGTACAAAAATTGCCGCTGCAAGATTACTTATTCTAGATGCAAGTGAGAAAAAAAATAATCGTGAAAATTATTCAAAAACTAGCGCGCAGGCCAAGCTTTTTGCTTCAGAGGCCGCAATGTGGATTACAACAAAGGCCATTCAGGTGTGTGGAGGTAACGGATATACAAAGGAATATCCTGTAGAGAGACATTTTCGCGATGCTAAAATAACTGAAATATATGAAGGAACTTCAGAGGTTCAAAGGTTAGTTATTGCTGCAAACGAGTTAAAAGAAATCTGATATACTCATGAGTACGGCTTAATATATTGACCATGAAACTAATAGGTGATAGGTTATGGCGCCTATTATCAATACAGGACATTTAAGTGGTATTTAAAAAATTACTGGAGAATTTTTCTATGGCCAAGAAAACAAAGAAAAAAATTACAAAAAAGGCAGCAAAAAAAACTGCGAAGAAAATTACTAAGAAAACGGCCAAGAAAACTACTAAAAAACCCGCAAAAAAGGTCGCTAAAAAAACGACAAAAAGGCCAACAAATAAGACAGCAAAAAAAGTAACTAAAAAAATAACGAAAAAACTAAATAAGAAGGTATCAAAAAAAGTTACTAAAAAAACTGAAAAAAAAGAGACAAAAAAAGTTTCAAAAAAGTCAGTTAAAAAAACA is a genomic window containing:
- a CDS encoding acyl-CoA dehydrogenase family protein, with product MSIEKDYAEIRDLAAKFADSELAPLAKKIDEEGKIPQEIYQKLAENGFLGVFVPEEYGGAGLDYIAYSIITDELSRGCASTGVLVSAHNSLSIFPILEYGNEEQKKKYLPKMASGEWIGCFCLSEPNAGSDAGSLTTFAEDKGDHFVISGTKNFITNGKEANIAIVFAKTEKTNDHKGMCAFIVETSDPGFQVQKLEDKLGIKGSSTAQIFLDKVKVPKENLLGKSGKGFNIALSTLDGGRIGIAAQALGIARAAFNYAIRYSNERVQFGKPISQLQAIQFILADMSTKIAAARLLILDASEKKNNRENYSKTSAQAKLFASEAAMWITTKAIQVCGGNGYTKEYPVERHFRDAKITEIYEGTSEVQRLVIAANELKEI